From a region of the Corvus cornix cornix isolate S_Up_H32 chromosome 2, ASM73873v5, whole genome shotgun sequence genome:
- the ZNF804B gene encoding zinc finger protein 804B isoform X1, with the protein MCSGCRRLQCILLLAALTRALDETGAGRSLLRFRPLLHAGFCSGGASTAAAEEPGCPPAPRPPAWGARMACYLVISSRHLSNGHYRGIKGVFRGPLCKKGARSPDYAEKEKAAAKALEDVKANFYCELCDKQYHKHQEFDNHINSYDHAHKQRLKDLKQREFARNVASKSWKDEKKQEKALKRLHQLAELRKQSECITGSGPLLKAPRLVLEKQQSPDGIFLYKGSKFTASSQRTITSEGQGFSKSILEKKQLIISRHHPPTERHHALGNHVSQMFPDSTSTSQRAGVSFSFSKKVPLKLESSASVFSENSEEGNDCSEPPNHKKKQAIEGCHSATLLEEHLKASLDKESPITQDQMDLDNSASSHVAAKPKMLKENDKSSDRESEEKFRANPLYSKVKIQLSNLNFSASLRETEKENKLNESEQFLETPISSSCQTSNFCTQLNTYKHSNAHLPDQLSELPRQPAPELTCLSNINDDPGVIKRERSLETSETTDGNMETLLKETMVKEVKPQGLPFLHVVSKDGTTALQWPTELLLFTKTEPCISYGCNPLYFDFRLSLNHRDGKQHETNKESCKVLSKNKTVDENEPSGLIKHKQMSNEQDNQLLKPKKMKGSLNPRKSKQKTGSDIGKEINENGQKCIADYLNENIPKVPAYFDVSQKDYVTEKSLYTTTLRRPLKHHFHSCERKTQNIRNESISFSAFMSRTKKSKSAKCHLIDPEEKSENQNDCRSLQDVVSCSSDISDSGKYSSGSFCSCKSSSNSRYSDNEGCGSYMRCWRFPSPQKSSCGRHSSYSDTSVSSTSSYMSYASPTSNNHGRNRLLCCCKRKSKTDERHKCKHRKHKCIFTSDDTDEDYLCHSRIHRTRNCTQRGTIKYQRCSRHKVLRIRDRSKHSRSRHQHFGKAHSRSSSYHKSKSGSTSDSRSSERSSSSRISRGSSSGSFSKETDYCDNKTKEDAERGCNAEPGKAETAHYNSLNVNSQSKNFATCSSKNLAKDICGKRKSMTAKLLLERVQSKKTQEQMHDSEKFSNISGVELKDDSQSHFALQFSSSVDDIAMLPLPEKVLSMGKNDMGHNEISLLENSVKKNSSEASDITNVTLSPGTDYDHCALKDIIQIETGYQSPSIKRNTAIKEQSNLFISEVQPFIQSCDPVPNDFPGAFPSNRYSAVANSTETKEELHDVNMDLNRAEGSSDSLCDNAMQKYGNTLNDLEVYSKSTSPPLTQQPITFTPEEVDKYRLLQLQAQQHMQKQLLAKHLKVLPAPGPAAFSATPAVPALPVQQQATVTTIHHTLLQRFAVSASVHPHGSHLSLAPLHPLSQAHFAPISLSPLAPALIPTYPALLTGHPLHLVSATPLHPSPLTFPALPHTAYIPALFAPHLNTATPSAIHPNHLVHPLFQGQEPHHYSCSIQTQQLPATKEVFSVSSYLN; encoded by the exons GACTATGCTGAGAAGGAGAAAGCTGCAGCCAAGGCCCTGGAGGATGTGAAGGCGAACTTCTACTGCGAACTGTGTGACAAGCAGTACCACAAACACCAGGAATTTGACAACCACATCAATTCTTATGACCACGCTCACAAGCAG AGAttgaaagatttaaaacaaagggAATTTGCTCGAAATGTGGCTTCAAAGTCATGGAAAGatgagaagaaacaggaaaaagcacTCAAGCGACTCCACCAGCTTGCAGAATTACGGAAGCAGTCAGAATG CATCACTGGGAGTGGACCATTGCTGAAAGCCCCCCGATTagtcctggaaaagcagcaatcACCAGATGGCATTTTCCTGTACAAGGGCAGCAAGTTCACAGCAAGTTCTCAAAGAACCATCACAAGTGAAGGCCAAGGTTTCTCCAAAAGCATACTAGAGAAAAAACAACTTATTATAAGCAGGCACCATCCCCCTACTGAAAGACACCATGCACTTGGAAATCACGTCTCACAAATGTTCCCAGATAGCACCAGTACCTCTCAAAGGGCAGGGGTGTCTTTTTCATTCTCTAAAAAAGTCCCTTTGAAGCTTGAGTCCTCAGCGTCAGTCTTCAGTGAGAACTCTGAAGAAGGAAATGATTGTAGTGAACCCCCCAAccataaaaaaaagcaagctatTGAGGGCTGTCATTCTGCCACACTTTTGGAGGAACACCTGAAAGCAAGTTTGGATAAAGAGTCACCTATTACACAAGACCAAATGGATTTGGATAACAGTGCATCAAGTCATGTAGCTGCAAAACCTAAAATGCTAAAGGAAAATGATAAAAGTAGTGATAgggaatcagaagaaaaattcagagctAATCCTTTGTATTCTAAAgtcaaaatacagctttcaaatttgaatttttctgcttcactgagagaaacagagaaagagaacaaactGAATGAATCTGAACAATTCTTAGAAACTCCCATTTCATCTTCATGCCAAACCAGCAATTTTTGTACACAGCTGAACACCTACAAGCACAGCAATGCCCACCTGCCTGACCAGTTATCTGAGCTCCCACGACAGCCAGCACCTGAGCTGACCTGTTTAAGCAACATTAATGACGATCCTGGAgtgataaaaagagaaagatctTTGGAGACTTCAGAAACCACAGATGGAAATATGGAAACACTTCTGAAGGAGACCATGGTCAAAGAAGTTAAGCCCCAGGGGTTGCCTTTCCTCCATGTAGTGAGCAAAGATGGcaccactgctctgcagtggcCCACAGAATTACTTTTGTTTACAAAAACTGAGCCCTGTATTTCATATGGCTGTAATCCATTGTATTTTGACTTCAGACTCTCCTTAAATCACAGAGATGGTAAACAGcatgaaacaaacaaagaaagcTGTAAAGTGCTCTCTAAAAATAAGACAGTGGATGAAAATGAACCCTCAGGTTTAATAAAACACAAGCAAATGTCAAATGAACAAGATAATCAGTTGTTGAAACCAAAGAAGATGAAAGGCTCCCTAAACCCAAGAAAGTCCAAGCAAAAAACTGGGTCAGACAtagggaaagaaattaatgaaaatggTCAAAAATGCATTGCAGattatttgaatgaaaatatacCCAAAGTGCCTGCTTACTTTGATGTCTCACAAAAGGATTACGTGacagaaaaaagtctttataCAACAACACTGAGAAGACCTTTAAAGCATCATTTCCAtagctgtgaaagaaaaactcAGAACATTAGAAACgaaagcatttccttttctgcttttatgtCTAGGACTAAAAAATCTAAATCTGCAAAATGTCATTTAATTGatcctgaagaaaaatctgaaaaccaaaatgacTGCAGATCCCTTCAAGATGTggtcagctgcagcagtgacatAAGTGACAGTGGAAAATACTCTAGTGGAAGTTTCTGTAGTTGTAAATCCAGTTCAAACAGCAGGTATTCAGATAATGAAGGATGTGGAAGTTACATGAGATGCTGGAGATTCCCATCTCCTCAAAAGTCCTCGTGTGGCAGACATTCCAGCTATTCTGACACTTCAGTTAGCAGTACGAGTAGCTACATGAGCTACGCAAGTCCCACATCAAACAATCACGGCAGAAATCGTTTGCTTTGTTgttgtaaaagaaaaagcaagacagATGAAAGGCACAAATGTAAACACAGAAAGCACAAGTGTATTTTCACTTCAGATGACACAGACGAGGATTATCTTTGTCATAGTAGAATTCACAGAACTAGAAACTGTACTCAGAGGGGCACAATTAAATATCAAAGATGTTCAAGACATAAAGTTTTACGAATCAGAGACAGATCTAAACACAGCAGAAGTAGACATCAGCATTTTGGCAAAGCACATAGTAGGAGTAGCAGCTACCACAAATCCAAAAGTGGTTCCACCAGTGATTCAAGAAGCAGTGAAAGATCATCTAGCAGCAGAATATCAAGAGGCAGCAGTTCAGGATCCTTCTCAAAAGAGACTGACTACTGTgacaacaaaacaaaggagGATGCTGAGAGAGGTTGTAATGCTGAACCAGGAAAAGCTGAAACTGCACATTACAACTCCCTGAATGTGAATAGTCAGTCCAAAAACTTTGCCACCTGCTCTTCCAAAAACCTGGCAAAAGACAtatgtggaaaaagaaagtcAATGACAGCCAAGTTACTTTTAGAAAGAGTGCAGTCTAAGAAAACCCAGGAACAAATGCATGATTCAGAGAAATTTTCAAACATTAGCGGGGTAGAATTAAAGGATGACTCACAAAGTCACTTTGCTCTTCAGTTTTCATCATCAGTAGATGACATTGCAATGTTACCTTTGCCAGAGAAAGTGCTAAGCATGGGTAAAAATGATATGGGACATAATGAAATCAGTTTGTTGGAAAACAGTGtgaagaaaaacagctctgaagCATCAGACATAACTAATGTTACTCTTTCACCTGGAACTGATTATGATCATTGTGCTCTTAAAGACATAATTCAAATTGAAACAGGCTATCAGAGCCCAAGCATAAAAAGGAACACAGCAATAAAGGAACAATCCAATCTCTTCATTAGTGAAGTGCAGCCCTTTATACAAAGCTGTGATCCAGTACCAAATGATTTCCCTGGTGCTTTTCCCTCTAATAGATATTCTGCTGTTGCTAATTCAACAGAGACCAAAGAAGAACTACATGATGTAAACATGGACTTGAACCGGGCAGAAGGCAGTTCAGACTCTCTTTGTGACAATGCTATGCAGAAGTATGGTAACACATTAAATGACCTAGAAGTGTACAGTAAATCCACCTCCCCTCCTTTAACACAGCAGCCTATCACATTCACACCAGAAGAAGTAGACAAATACAGGTTGCTGCAGCTGCAAGCCCAGCAGCACATGCAGAAACAACTTCTGGCAAAACATCTGAAAGTTTTGCCTGCCCCAGGACCAGCTGCCTTCTCTGCAACACCAGCAGTTCCTGCCCTCCCTGTTCAGCAGCAGGCTACTGTCACCACCATCCACCACACGCTGCTGCAACGCTTTGCTGTCTCGGCCTCTGTGCACCCCCATGGCAGCCATCTCTCCCTGGCACCCCTCCACCCCCTCTCACAGGCACATTTTGCCCCCATATCACTTTCCCCGTTAGCACCAGCCCTTATTCCCACCTACCCTGCTTTGCTGACAGGACACCCATTGCACTTGGTTTCTGCCACTCCCCTCCAcccttctccactgaccttcCCTGCACTGCCGCACACTGCATATATCCCAGCATTGTTTGCACCACACCTGAACACAGCCACACCTTCTGCTATACACCCAAATCACTTAGTTCATCCCTTATTCCAAGGACAAGAGCCCCATCACTATTCTTGTTCCATCCAGACCCAACAGTTACCTGCAACAAAAGaagttttcagtgtttccagttACTTAAACTAG
- the ZNF804B gene encoding zinc finger protein 804B isoform X2 — protein sequence MIQDYAEKEKAAAKALEDVKANFYCELCDKQYHKHQEFDNHINSYDHAHKQRLKDLKQREFARNVASKSWKDEKKQEKALKRLHQLAELRKQSECITGSGPLLKAPRLVLEKQQSPDGIFLYKGSKFTASSQRTITSEGQGFSKSILEKKQLIISRHHPPTERHHALGNHVSQMFPDSTSTSQRAGVSFSFSKKVPLKLESSASVFSENSEEGNDCSEPPNHKKKQAIEGCHSATLLEEHLKASLDKESPITQDQMDLDNSASSHVAAKPKMLKENDKSSDRESEEKFRANPLYSKVKIQLSNLNFSASLRETEKENKLNESEQFLETPISSSCQTSNFCTQLNTYKHSNAHLPDQLSELPRQPAPELTCLSNINDDPGVIKRERSLETSETTDGNMETLLKETMVKEVKPQGLPFLHVVSKDGTTALQWPTELLLFTKTEPCISYGCNPLYFDFRLSLNHRDGKQHETNKESCKVLSKNKTVDENEPSGLIKHKQMSNEQDNQLLKPKKMKGSLNPRKSKQKTGSDIGKEINENGQKCIADYLNENIPKVPAYFDVSQKDYVTEKSLYTTTLRRPLKHHFHSCERKTQNIRNESISFSAFMSRTKKSKSAKCHLIDPEEKSENQNDCRSLQDVVSCSSDISDSGKYSSGSFCSCKSSSNSRYSDNEGCGSYMRCWRFPSPQKSSCGRHSSYSDTSVSSTSSYMSYASPTSNNHGRNRLLCCCKRKSKTDERHKCKHRKHKCIFTSDDTDEDYLCHSRIHRTRNCTQRGTIKYQRCSRHKVLRIRDRSKHSRSRHQHFGKAHSRSSSYHKSKSGSTSDSRSSERSSSSRISRGSSSGSFSKETDYCDNKTKEDAERGCNAEPGKAETAHYNSLNVNSQSKNFATCSSKNLAKDICGKRKSMTAKLLLERVQSKKTQEQMHDSEKFSNISGVELKDDSQSHFALQFSSSVDDIAMLPLPEKVLSMGKNDMGHNEISLLENSVKKNSSEASDITNVTLSPGTDYDHCALKDIIQIETGYQSPSIKRNTAIKEQSNLFISEVQPFIQSCDPVPNDFPGAFPSNRYSAVANSTETKEELHDVNMDLNRAEGSSDSLCDNAMQKYGNTLNDLEVYSKSTSPPLTQQPITFTPEEVDKYRLLQLQAQQHMQKQLLAKHLKVLPAPGPAAFSATPAVPALPVQQQATVTTIHHTLLQRFAVSASVHPHGSHLSLAPLHPLSQAHFAPISLSPLAPALIPTYPALLTGHPLHLVSATPLHPSPLTFPALPHTAYIPALFAPHLNTATPSAIHPNHLVHPLFQGQEPHHYSCSIQTQQLPATKEVFSVSSYLN from the exons GACTATGCTGAGAAGGAGAAAGCTGCAGCCAAGGCCCTGGAGGATGTGAAGGCGAACTTCTACTGCGAACTGTGTGACAAGCAGTACCACAAACACCAGGAATTTGACAACCACATCAATTCTTATGACCACGCTCACAAGCAG AGAttgaaagatttaaaacaaagggAATTTGCTCGAAATGTGGCTTCAAAGTCATGGAAAGatgagaagaaacaggaaaaagcacTCAAGCGACTCCACCAGCTTGCAGAATTACGGAAGCAGTCAGAATG CATCACTGGGAGTGGACCATTGCTGAAAGCCCCCCGATTagtcctggaaaagcagcaatcACCAGATGGCATTTTCCTGTACAAGGGCAGCAAGTTCACAGCAAGTTCTCAAAGAACCATCACAAGTGAAGGCCAAGGTTTCTCCAAAAGCATACTAGAGAAAAAACAACTTATTATAAGCAGGCACCATCCCCCTACTGAAAGACACCATGCACTTGGAAATCACGTCTCACAAATGTTCCCAGATAGCACCAGTACCTCTCAAAGGGCAGGGGTGTCTTTTTCATTCTCTAAAAAAGTCCCTTTGAAGCTTGAGTCCTCAGCGTCAGTCTTCAGTGAGAACTCTGAAGAAGGAAATGATTGTAGTGAACCCCCCAAccataaaaaaaagcaagctatTGAGGGCTGTCATTCTGCCACACTTTTGGAGGAACACCTGAAAGCAAGTTTGGATAAAGAGTCACCTATTACACAAGACCAAATGGATTTGGATAACAGTGCATCAAGTCATGTAGCTGCAAAACCTAAAATGCTAAAGGAAAATGATAAAAGTAGTGATAgggaatcagaagaaaaattcagagctAATCCTTTGTATTCTAAAgtcaaaatacagctttcaaatttgaatttttctgcttcactgagagaaacagagaaagagaacaaactGAATGAATCTGAACAATTCTTAGAAACTCCCATTTCATCTTCATGCCAAACCAGCAATTTTTGTACACAGCTGAACACCTACAAGCACAGCAATGCCCACCTGCCTGACCAGTTATCTGAGCTCCCACGACAGCCAGCACCTGAGCTGACCTGTTTAAGCAACATTAATGACGATCCTGGAgtgataaaaagagaaagatctTTGGAGACTTCAGAAACCACAGATGGAAATATGGAAACACTTCTGAAGGAGACCATGGTCAAAGAAGTTAAGCCCCAGGGGTTGCCTTTCCTCCATGTAGTGAGCAAAGATGGcaccactgctctgcagtggcCCACAGAATTACTTTTGTTTACAAAAACTGAGCCCTGTATTTCATATGGCTGTAATCCATTGTATTTTGACTTCAGACTCTCCTTAAATCACAGAGATGGTAAACAGcatgaaacaaacaaagaaagcTGTAAAGTGCTCTCTAAAAATAAGACAGTGGATGAAAATGAACCCTCAGGTTTAATAAAACACAAGCAAATGTCAAATGAACAAGATAATCAGTTGTTGAAACCAAAGAAGATGAAAGGCTCCCTAAACCCAAGAAAGTCCAAGCAAAAAACTGGGTCAGACAtagggaaagaaattaatgaaaatggTCAAAAATGCATTGCAGattatttgaatgaaaatatacCCAAAGTGCCTGCTTACTTTGATGTCTCACAAAAGGATTACGTGacagaaaaaagtctttataCAACAACACTGAGAAGACCTTTAAAGCATCATTTCCAtagctgtgaaagaaaaactcAGAACATTAGAAACgaaagcatttccttttctgcttttatgtCTAGGACTAAAAAATCTAAATCTGCAAAATGTCATTTAATTGatcctgaagaaaaatctgaaaaccaaaatgacTGCAGATCCCTTCAAGATGTggtcagctgcagcagtgacatAAGTGACAGTGGAAAATACTCTAGTGGAAGTTTCTGTAGTTGTAAATCCAGTTCAAACAGCAGGTATTCAGATAATGAAGGATGTGGAAGTTACATGAGATGCTGGAGATTCCCATCTCCTCAAAAGTCCTCGTGTGGCAGACATTCCAGCTATTCTGACACTTCAGTTAGCAGTACGAGTAGCTACATGAGCTACGCAAGTCCCACATCAAACAATCACGGCAGAAATCGTTTGCTTTGTTgttgtaaaagaaaaagcaagacagATGAAAGGCACAAATGTAAACACAGAAAGCACAAGTGTATTTTCACTTCAGATGACACAGACGAGGATTATCTTTGTCATAGTAGAATTCACAGAACTAGAAACTGTACTCAGAGGGGCACAATTAAATATCAAAGATGTTCAAGACATAAAGTTTTACGAATCAGAGACAGATCTAAACACAGCAGAAGTAGACATCAGCATTTTGGCAAAGCACATAGTAGGAGTAGCAGCTACCACAAATCCAAAAGTGGTTCCACCAGTGATTCAAGAAGCAGTGAAAGATCATCTAGCAGCAGAATATCAAGAGGCAGCAGTTCAGGATCCTTCTCAAAAGAGACTGACTACTGTgacaacaaaacaaaggagGATGCTGAGAGAGGTTGTAATGCTGAACCAGGAAAAGCTGAAACTGCACATTACAACTCCCTGAATGTGAATAGTCAGTCCAAAAACTTTGCCACCTGCTCTTCCAAAAACCTGGCAAAAGACAtatgtggaaaaagaaagtcAATGACAGCCAAGTTACTTTTAGAAAGAGTGCAGTCTAAGAAAACCCAGGAACAAATGCATGATTCAGAGAAATTTTCAAACATTAGCGGGGTAGAATTAAAGGATGACTCACAAAGTCACTTTGCTCTTCAGTTTTCATCATCAGTAGATGACATTGCAATGTTACCTTTGCCAGAGAAAGTGCTAAGCATGGGTAAAAATGATATGGGACATAATGAAATCAGTTTGTTGGAAAACAGTGtgaagaaaaacagctctgaagCATCAGACATAACTAATGTTACTCTTTCACCTGGAACTGATTATGATCATTGTGCTCTTAAAGACATAATTCAAATTGAAACAGGCTATCAGAGCCCAAGCATAAAAAGGAACACAGCAATAAAGGAACAATCCAATCTCTTCATTAGTGAAGTGCAGCCCTTTATACAAAGCTGTGATCCAGTACCAAATGATTTCCCTGGTGCTTTTCCCTCTAATAGATATTCTGCTGTTGCTAATTCAACAGAGACCAAAGAAGAACTACATGATGTAAACATGGACTTGAACCGGGCAGAAGGCAGTTCAGACTCTCTTTGTGACAATGCTATGCAGAAGTATGGTAACACATTAAATGACCTAGAAGTGTACAGTAAATCCACCTCCCCTCCTTTAACACAGCAGCCTATCACATTCACACCAGAAGAAGTAGACAAATACAGGTTGCTGCAGCTGCAAGCCCAGCAGCACATGCAGAAACAACTTCTGGCAAAACATCTGAAAGTTTTGCCTGCCCCAGGACCAGCTGCCTTCTCTGCAACACCAGCAGTTCCTGCCCTCCCTGTTCAGCAGCAGGCTACTGTCACCACCATCCACCACACGCTGCTGCAACGCTTTGCTGTCTCGGCCTCTGTGCACCCCCATGGCAGCCATCTCTCCCTGGCACCCCTCCACCCCCTCTCACAGGCACATTTTGCCCCCATATCACTTTCCCCGTTAGCACCAGCCCTTATTCCCACCTACCCTGCTTTGCTGACAGGACACCCATTGCACTTGGTTTCTGCCACTCCCCTCCAcccttctccactgaccttcCCTGCACTGCCGCACACTGCATATATCCCAGCATTGTTTGCACCACACCTGAACACAGCCACACCTTCTGCTATACACCCAAATCACTTAGTTCATCCCTTATTCCAAGGACAAGAGCCCCATCACTATTCTTGTTCCATCCAGACCCAACAGTTACCTGCAACAAAAGaagttttcagtgtttccagttACTTAAACTAG